The nucleotide sequence AATTGCAGAAGCCAACGAGTGGGCAGATGCCAATCCTGGGTGTCTACCATTTTCGTTGGAGTTGGCGTTTCAAGAAAATGAGACGTGATGGCTGAATTTTACAGATGGAGATGATTTGGATGCCCATTGGGGTATATGAGATCGAAAACCCTGTTAGCGTGGATTTGGGTTGAAATTGCTCGGTAAATATCGAATCTCGCTTTGACAAAGATGAGGGAGGGACACTTAGCGATCGCTAATGTGTGTTTCATTGCTTTCAAATAGTTGTTTCTCTTCATTGGGAATATATTTCTGTTTGTTAAGTATCTCTTTTCTGAGATTTTTGACCACGACTGAAAAATATTTTCTTGCGTCAGCGTTAATTTCAACCCTGACACAGAATGTATTGTAGTTAATAGCAAGTGATTCCTCGTATTTATTATCCTCCAATAGTTCGACAAATGCTTGTTCAATAAGTTGTGTTTTACAAGCAGGACAAGTTTGGAAATGTCCGGGTAATTACGGTTTATCTAAAAATTATGACAGCTAACTTGAGTGCATATAAGGAATTTTAATCTCATATTTTACTCGAATATAATTTCAATATTCAAGAATAATTTCTATTTTAGAAAATATTGCTAGGTAATATTTTTACCCAATGTTTATGTAATACTAACTAAGAAGCAAGCTAGAGATTTCTTTTATTCAAATAGCGATCGCTGACTACTGCACAATAAATTGCAACGTAGCAGTCAGCGATTACAGAGACTTACGCCATAGCTGTAGCCATTTGGCGACAAGACTCGGCGCAGCGACGGCAAGATGCGGCACAGCGTTTGCAGTGGTCGCTATCGTGTTTTTCACATTCACTGGCGCAGCGATCGCAAGCTTCTGCACAGATTCCACACATCTGAGCATGGAGAGCAGAATTGCGAGACATGAAACGGGCGCAGAGAGCGCAAGTATCAGCACAGTCTCGACACAGCTTAATGCATTGAGCCATCATCTGTACCATGTTGCCACTTAAGCAGGCATCGGCACAGTTTTCGCAATCGCGCAGGCAATCAAAGCAAGCCTGTATGCAAGTTTCAAGCAAGGATTGGTGAGATTGGGTTGTCGTCATAATTATACCTCCGATTTCAAGTCATCAATTTCACACGAGGCAGTATTTATGCCTCTGCGCCCTCACATTAAAAAATTACTAATGTGCTTGCGTCTACCTAATGGCATAAAAAATATTTATTACTAATGACATAAGAGAATTTCATGCTGATTTCATTTGAGTATGCCTAACTATTTTTTAATTAAAATTTCAAGGATTTCATATTAATTTCATCACTGTGTGGAAAGCTAAAAATATAGGGAAATATAGTGTTCTTAAAAACCCAGTTAATAATTTATGAGCTTTGATTATGACCTCTTTGTAATTGGTGCAGGGCCTGGAGGTATTTCTGCCGCTAGACAATCTGCTGCTCATGGTGCTCATGTGTTAATTTCCGAACGCGACCAGGTAGGTGGCACATGTGTAATTCATGGCTGTATTCCTGAGAAACTGATGGCATATGCTGCTAGTTTTTCTCACGTTTTTGAAGATGCTGACGAATATGGTTGGGATAAAGTTAATGATCGCATTGACTGGCATAAATTTATGATAGCTAAAGACCGAGCAATCCAACATCTGAACAAATTGCATATTCAGCATCTTCAAGAAGCAGGGGTAAACCTAGTTTACGGAGAGGCAAAATTTTTAGATTCTCATACTTTGGATGTTGGAGGACGCCAGATTACTGCTAGTAAAATTTTGATTGCTGTAGGTGGAGAAGCTGTAAAACCCGAAATTCCAGGAATTGAATATGCTATCACTACACGTCAGATGTTTGAAATCAAGCAGCAACCGGAGCATATTTCCATTATTGGTAGTGACCAGATAGCTGTGAAGTTTGCTGGAAGCCTGAATGGTTTGATTTCAAAAGTCACTTTAATAGTGCCTGAAGACCGGATTTTACCAGATCAAGATGAAGATATTAGGACTACAGTTCAAGAAGGGATGATGAACAATGGCATTCAAGTTTTTTGCAATACTGTTGTTGAAAAAATTGAAAAAGTTCAAGATTGTCTGCGTTTGAGTTTATTAGGAAATAAGCAAGATACTATAACTGTAAACACTGTTATTTGCGCCATAGGTCGAGTTCCTAATTTAAGTGGTCTTGATTTAGAAAAAGCAGGTGTTCAAGTTAAACAAGGAGCGATTCCAGTAGATGAATATAGCTGTACTAACCAGTCCAATATTTTTGCTGTCGGAGATTGCACAAATCGACCCCATTGGACTCCCGTTGCTATTGCCACAGGTCGTGCCTTTGCCGATACTGTGTTTGGGAATAAACCTCGAACTGTGAATTTAGAGTGCATTCCCTCAGCACTTTCTTCTCAACCTGAAGCTGCTACGGTTGGTTTGACCGAAGCTGAAGCACGCGAAAAATTTGGGGAATCGATCCGCTGCTATTCTCAAAGGTTTCAACCTCTTTTTGACACCATTGCTGAACCGGAACAGAAAACTCTTATTAAATTAGTAGTTGATAGTAAATCAGACAGGGTAATCGGCGCTCATATGGTCGGTGAGTACGCTGCTGAGATTATTCAATGTCTTGGACTTGCTATTCGGACAGGGATCACTAAAAAAGATTTTGATGCAACAATTGGTATTCATCCTTCAGCAGCGGAAGAATTTTTCAGCCTCCGCTAATTTTTGCTAATAACAAGAGTATATCCAGCTAAAACTTGTTAATAGAATAGACTTTTGAAGAACTGGCTTGCTATAGATTCAAAGGTAAATATGCGCTCTAAATCAATTGTATGGATAGTTCTATTAGCACTAACTCTGGGATTAGTGTTTTTAATGCCCCGCTTAGGAGGAAGTCAAAATTCACCTAATTCTATTGCTCAAAACTCCCCTTTATCTCAGCCTGCTACCAATCAAAATATGCCCGGAATGAATATGGGTGGCACGAAATCTCCAACTCCACTATCATCGCTACCGCCTGCACCCATGAGTAGCGTCACTCAGATGAATGGTTTAGTCATGCCCCCAGGGATGATTATGACCTCTGATATGAGCATGGAAGCAATGGAAGATATGGCAGCAGTAGACTTGACAAAAATAGCCTATACTGCACCCGTTGATGCACGAGGGGATGAGACTCTAACACCTAAGCTAGAGAATGGTGTGAAGGTCTTCAACCTTGATGTTTCTTTGATCAAGTGGAATATATTACCAAATGTTCAGGTAGCTGCTTATGCTTTCAACCGTCAAGTTCCAGGGCCGCGGATTCGAGTTACTGAAGGCGATCGCATCCGGATTGTAGTCAAGAACAACTTACCAGAACCAACCACAGTACATTGGCATGGCATGATTTTACCCAACAATATGGACGGGCCAGCCGATGTTACCCAAAAGCCAATTGCACCTGGTGCAAGCTATATCTACGAGTTTACTGTTAAGCAAGCAGGCACTTACTTTTATCACTCTCACAAAGATGTAGACCGCCAGCAAACTTTAGGGATGTACGGTGCGTTAATCATCGATCCCAAGAATAAACCAAAAACTCCTGCCTACGATCAAGACTTTGTGGTTCAGCTTCAGGAGTGGACAGTAAAGCAAGGCTACACCTTCCCTGCAATGCCGATGGAAGGGCTAATGCCTAACTTCTTCACGATTAATGGTAAAGCTTATCCCTCTACCGAAACAATCAACGCCAAAATTGGTCAAAAAATCCGCTTCCGCTTTATCGGCTCAAATAATGCCTTTATCCACCCAATGCATATTCATGGTGGCCCATTCAAAATTATTGAAACAGACGGTAATCCCCTACCCGCCGTTGCCCAAATTGAAAAAGATACTATCAATGTAGCTCCCGGTGAACGCTACGACGTAATTTGGACAGCTCGTGAGAAGGGTAAGTGGTTGCTACACTGTCACATTGCCCATCACGCAACAAACGATAACGTTGAGGTGGAAGGTGGAGGTGGCTTAGTAATGATTATCAACGTTACCTGATTTAAGGAAGCTTGACTGAGCAACAGTTCTAGTTCTCAACTGCGCGTTTTTAGGGTAAGACTTTGCACTCCTCTATAAACCAAACTCTTGCTTAAGTTGGGCAACCCAAGCTTTAATTCGTTCATTCGTCAAATCAGATTGATTATCTTCATCAAGCGCTAGACCTACAAATTTACCATTACGGACGGCTTTAGACTCACTAAATTCATAACCATCTGTAGACCAATAGCCAACAGTTTCGCCCCCTTGGGCTGAAATTTTTTCTGACAAAATACCTATTGCATCTTGAAAGCTATCAGGATAACCAACCTGATCGCCTGCTCCGAAATAAGCAACTTTTTTACCACTAAAGTCAATGTTATCTAGCTCATCATAGAAATTTTGCCAATCACTTTGTAACTCCCCAATATTCCAGGTTGGACAACCAATGATGATATAAGTGTAATCATTAAAATCATTTGGCTCTGCTTGTGAAATATCATTTAAATTTACTATGTCTTCTCCACCAAATTCCTTTTGAATTATTTCTGCTTCCGTCTGAGTAGTACCTGTTTGAGTGCCGAAAAATAAACCGATATTAGCCATTTTTCCTCCTTTCCTTTCCTTTCTTTTCCTTTTATTGATTGTTTAGCATTGTGTCTATGCGGTTGTTAATCTGCCTCGCCTCATAGCCGCTGTTGTGTCTATGTGCTATCAGCTTCTACCAAGCCAAGCACAAGATTAAATAATTTATGCTATGCCATATACATCTGATGACAAAACTTTCTCGCCTCAATTTAAGAGGTTCTAAGTGTAAGCTTCATCTTCCTAATGGCATGATTATAATTTATTTCCACCGGCTGATAATGATTTCATCTTAATTTCATCTTGATATGTATAGATATTTGATTATTTTTTGAATAAGATTTTGCCCTGAGTTTTTAATTAAATAAAAACATATATAATTAATAGCAAAGATTTGTTTATTTATAATGAACTTTAATCATTTTAGTAAGGTGTATAAATATATAAATGCTCAATGGTACAAGATGTTTGAATAATATAGATTGTTAACTTAAAATTTTATAGCGTTTCCTAAGCAACTGAGGTACACCCAAATCTTTCCAAATCTTTTTTACCAAGGTTCGTAGCGTTTAAAACGTACCTCACCAGGTCGGGAACCGCTATATAGGACTCATGTTTTATTTTTGAAAAAACAAGTTGGCTATCAGGTTGCACTATAAAGGGTTAGTTATCAGTATATTTATTAAGATTCAAGGATGATTTCTCTAGTTGTGTTTATCAACATATTAAAAAGTAAATTATAAAAATTACCAAAAAGTATATGTCAAAAAATAGGAAATTTTTGCTAGCAGTGTTTCACCAACTTACCAAGATAAGTAGTGATAAAATATATTCTTTAGATTTAGTTAAAGTTCTCTTGCTAAAAAAAGGGAAGTTTAAGTGGCGAGCGATAATTGTTGGAATATTGTCTATAGTTTTCTTAATTGTAGTTTGGCAAGGATTGAGCACTCGCAAAACCTCTACCATTCCTGAATACACTCCACCTTTAGTAATGAGAGGAGGCGATCCTTACATTCGCGCATTAATGCGAACTATTACTGCCAGTGAAGCTCTAGATTCTAACCCTTATACTTTACTTTATGGTGGGAAGCATTTTTCCGATCTCAGCCGTCATCCCAATCAATGTATAACAATTGTTTCTGGCCCTCATAAAGGCGAGTGCAGTACAGCAGCAGGCCGTAATATTTTGTTCCTTCAGGATTTGCAACACCTGTTGTGTGTATTTAGGTGCGGGGCCATCATCAAAAGTCAGTGCAATAACTTTGTCTGGTTTACTCAGCTGTGCCTGCTGAATGATTTTTCCCTGAAACTCGTTAGGGACTGTAAAGATGTGGCTGTTTACTTGTGCAACACTGGCTTTATTGGATGCCGAACCATGCTGATTGCTCACTGCGTTGGCACTGAGTTGTTCTGTTTTTTTGCCCAATGTCTGAGAGTCTAAGCGCTCTGAAAACCAAAATCTTCCGAAACCAAAGTCGCATAGGACTGCGACTAGCGGGATGAATACTATTCCTCCAATCAATAATTTCAGCTTGATCATATTAGATTTCCTTATATTTTCTACAAACGCAAATTATTTTAAATACCTTACTTCCATAACATGATTATTTGCCATATTTTGAACTCTGGAGTTAACTAGGCAAACTAAAGCCAGGTGTCACAAAATAACTAGAATACTGTAGTGTAGAATGCAGCATTCTATTTATTTGTACTTAGTCTTTGCTGAGAGGTTAAACAAAAATAAATTGAACAAACATGGATTGGGGTATCTGTCTAGACAATACTATTACTCATTGGCGGTCGTTGGGAAAGTTCAATTTATTTCAGAGGGGATGCTAAGAGCCGCAACCTTTAATTTCATCCTGATTTCATCTTCGGCTGTCAAACTATGTAGTAAGTACAATAGTTGCATTGTAAGCAACCAGTTGCCTGGGTGATTTTATTACCTGAGCAAAAAATAAATGACCTAAAGGGTTAACTCTCTAGTTAACTAGAGATTTTAAAATGAAATCAGGAAATATTTAGATAATCACCATGCAACTTCCTACTCTGAAAAACAGCTTTTTGTCATTGACCTTAGTAGCGATCGCCTCTTTTACCAGTAGTGTGCTGACAGCGTGTTCTACACCCGCTTCCCAAAACCAAGTATCAAACCCTACTACTACCGCTACTGATAGTAGCGACAAGCAACCGATGAATCACGACGGTAGTATGATGAATCATAGTGGTGGCATGATGAACCACAACATGGCAATGGATTTAGGTTCAGCCGATGCTAATTATGATTTGCGGTTTATTGATGCCATGACTCCGCACCATCAAGGAGCAGTGGAGATGGCGAAGGTTGCACAGGAGAAATCAAAACGTCCTGAAATCAAAAAGCTGGCTTCGGAAATTATCAGAGATCAAGATAAAGAAATTGCCCAGTTGAAACAATGGCGCACAGCTTGGTATCCCAGAGCAAGCAGTACCCCGGTCGCTTTTGATGCGAAAACAGGTAAAACAGTCCCAATGCCTCAAAAACAGATGCAAGGCATGATGATGAATATGGACTTAGGAGCCGCCGATGCTGAGTTCGACTTGCGGTTCATAACTGCAATGATTCCCCATCATGAAAGTGCAATTACAATGGCTCAAGATGCATTGAGCAAATCTAAGCGTCCTGAAATCAAGAAATTAGCTCAAAGTATCATTGATTCACAGCAAGCAGAGATTAACCAATTGAAACAGTGGCGAAAAGCCTGGTATAACAAGTGAGTGCAGCTGCTCCCGTTGAGTCTCAAGTAATTTTGAGAGTGGTCAAAGCTTGATTTCATCCTAATTTCATTTCTCAATGAAAGACTAGTAGAAGAGTGTATTTTTAAAATTCAAAAGCACTTTGTGAAAAATGCGTTCTTCTCCCAAAGGGAGAGGCTATCGCCAAGGGCAAAGCCCCTTCGGGTGACGCTCCTTCTCTGCGAGACGCTACGCGAACGTCGCTAACGGAAGTTTCAACTCGACGGGAACCCTTACGGGTTCGGCAGTTCCTCTACTTGGGGAGACCCCTTGGCGCTAGCCTCTCCCTTTGGGAGAAGACCGGACTGCCTCACCGCCAAGACTTGAACTTCCTCACCAAGAGGAGCAATTTTTCAAGAAATGACCACTCGCAATTCCTGACGCTCCATACTTAAGGACTTTTCAAACGCGATGTCTAACTCTCTGCGCTCCCAAATACCTATAGCTATTGGTTGTGTTTCTGGCACATTCCTGAGCCTGCTGTTACTAACAAGTCCCACAATTGTTCTGGCTCATGGCGGACACGGAGACGAATTTCAAGGAGGAAGCGAAGCCACTTCAACTAATAATTTTATTCAAGTTGATACCGACACGGCTAAACGGCTAGGCATTAAAGTCGAGCCAGTCCAACGTAAACGGTTAGCTGTTGGCATCAAAACTACTGGACAAATTGAAACTCTTCCTAGCCAAAAAGTAGAAGTGACTACCCCAATTCAAGGGGCGAAAGTAGTTGAATTATTGGTAGAACCTGGTGCATCAGTAATAAAAGGTCAACCTGTTGCTGTTGTTACTA is from Nostoc cf. commune SO-36 and encodes:
- a CDS encoding four-helix bundle copper-binding protein, with the protein product MTTTQSHQSLLETCIQACFDCLRDCENCADACLSGNMVQMMAQCIKLCRDCADTCALCARFMSRNSALHAQMCGICAEACDRCASECEKHDSDHCKRCAASCRRCAESCRQMATAMA
- the gorA gene encoding glutathione-disulfide reductase, coding for MSFDYDLFVIGAGPGGISAARQSAAHGAHVLISERDQVGGTCVIHGCIPEKLMAYAASFSHVFEDADEYGWDKVNDRIDWHKFMIAKDRAIQHLNKLHIQHLQEAGVNLVYGEAKFLDSHTLDVGGRQITASKILIAVGGEAVKPEIPGIEYAITTRQMFEIKQQPEHISIIGSDQIAVKFAGSLNGLISKVTLIVPEDRILPDQDEDIRTTVQEGMMNNGIQVFCNTVVEKIEKVQDCLRLSLLGNKQDTITVNTVICAIGRVPNLSGLDLEKAGVQVKQGAIPVDEYSCTNQSNIFAVGDCTNRPHWTPVAIATGRAFADTVFGNKPRTVNLECIPSALSSQPEAATVGLTEAEAREKFGESIRCYSQRFQPLFDTIAEPEQKTLIKLVVDSKSDRVIGAHMVGEYAAEIIQCLGLAIRTGITKKDFDATIGIHPSAAEEFFSLR
- a CDS encoding multicopper oxidase family protein, whose amino-acid sequence is MRSKSIVWIVLLALTLGLVFLMPRLGGSQNSPNSIAQNSPLSQPATNQNMPGMNMGGTKSPTPLSSLPPAPMSSVTQMNGLVMPPGMIMTSDMSMEAMEDMAAVDLTKIAYTAPVDARGDETLTPKLENGVKVFNLDVSLIKWNILPNVQVAAYAFNRQVPGPRIRVTEGDRIRIVVKNNLPEPTTVHWHGMILPNNMDGPADVTQKPIAPGASYIYEFTVKQAGTYFYHSHKDVDRQQTLGMYGALIIDPKNKPKTPAYDQDFVVQLQEWTVKQGYTFPAMPMEGLMPNFFTINGKAYPSTETINAKIGQKIRFRFIGSNNAFIHPMHIHGGPFKIIETDGNPLPAVAQIEKDTINVAPGERYDVIWTAREKGKWLLHCHIAHHATNDNVEVEGGGGLVMIINVT
- the fldA gene encoding flavodoxin FldA, which codes for MANIGLFFGTQTGTTQTEAEIIQKEFGGEDIVNLNDISQAEPNDFNDYTYIIIGCPTWNIGELQSDWQNFYDELDNIDFSGKKVAYFGAGDQVGYPDSFQDAIGILSEKISAQGGETVGYWSTDGYEFSESKAVRNGKFVGLALDEDNQSDLTNERIKAWVAQLKQEFGL
- a CDS encoding polysaccharide deacetylase family protein; this encodes MIKLKLLIGGIVFIPLVAVLCDFGFGRFWFSERLDSQTLGKKTEQLSANAVSNQHGSASNKASVAQVNSHIFTVPNEFQGKIIQQAQLSKPDKVIALTFDDGPAPKYTQQVLQILKEQNITACCCTALAFMRARNNCYTLIGMTAEIGKMLPTIK
- a CDS encoding DUF305 domain-containing protein, which codes for MQLPTLKNSFLSLTLVAIASFTSSVLTACSTPASQNQVSNPTTTATDSSDKQPMNHDGSMMNHSGGMMNHNMAMDLGSADANYDLRFIDAMTPHHQGAVEMAKVAQEKSKRPEIKKLASEIIRDQDKEIAQLKQWRTAWYPRASSTPVAFDAKTGKTVPMPQKQMQGMMMNMDLGAADAEFDLRFITAMIPHHESAITMAQDALSKSKRPEIKKLAQSIIDSQQAEINQLKQWRKAWYNK